CGCTATTTGTATTGGAATCTTCGCGGGGAAATTCGTATATGATCGAAAAAACAGACAACAAGCTACAATGATAGCAGGAGCTGATGGAGATCAATCACTGTTCAAGAGGAGTTTGAAATTCAAGTACTCAACTATAGAGAAAGCAACTCACTACTTTAGTGAAGCAAACAAACTTGGTCAAGGAGGTTTTGGTGAAGTATTTAAGGTACTTAAAGTGATTCATAAAACAAATCCAacctatttatttatttcttaggTATTTATACAGTTGTGTGTGTGTCAAGTAGGGAACTTTAGCTGATGGTAGAGAAATTGCCGTAAAACGTCTTTACGTAAGCCCTACTAACAGAAGTGAGGAGATATTCAATGAGATGAATGTGATCAGTCATTGTCACCACAAGAATTTGGTTCGGTTCCTTGGTTGCAGCATTACAACTCTAGATAGCATTCTTGTATACGAATTCGTTCCGAACAAAAGCCTCAACTTGTTCCTATTTGGTAATTTCAAAGTATTGTTCAAGCAACGCTCATGAAATTAGTACTTGACTCGAGATTAGTTAATCTATTTCCAACTCTCACTCGTATACTTTGCTTACACATCTCATTTGTGTGAGATGATCTGTATGAGCAAGCGTGAGCGAAGTGGGAGAATAATTGAGTTTTGTGACTGTAACCCCTCCCTTCTATTCATTATAATGCGAGGTTTTGGCAAATAGATAAGCTGATTAGTGTTACCTGACGTTTCTTTTCGTGTTAGTAAAACAGATAATGAAAAGAAGACAGAATTAGATTGGAAGAAGAGGTTTGGAATCATAAAAGGAACTGCAGATGGCCTAGCATATCTTCATGAAGATTGTCAAATTGTTATTGTTCATAGAGATATCAAGGCGAGCAACATCTTATTAGACCTCCGATTTAGACCCAAAATTGCTGACTTCGGTCTAGCCAGATTTTGTGCAGATGATACAGGAAATCCCAAGGGTATAGTCATTGCTGGCACATTGTAAGTACCTAACTGTTAGCATGGTGTCAGAGCTTATGCAACTGCATTCAACATGAGAACAATTGCATACATTATTGAATCATTGCttgtttctgtttgtttttttttccttttgacaagTGGGTATATGTCCCCGGAGTACCTGACTCATGGACAATTAACAGAAAAGGTTGATGTTTATAGTTATGGAGTTATAGTCCTCGAAATAGTCACTGGTATCCAGAGTAACCATTTCACTGCAGATGAATCGCTCGAAACATTAGTAACTTGGGTATGTCATTTCTCATTACTCTTAATCAGAAAACTAGGCAACTACATTCTGTCTCGCTAAATCATCATTATTAGCTATTCTCTTGTTATACAGACATGGAAGCATTACAAGACGAATAAAGTGTCAGACATAATAGACGAAAGTATCGAAATAGTAGAAGATCATGAGGAAGTGAAAAGGGTAGTACAAGTGGGTCTGTTGTGCACACAAGAAGCAGCAGCATTAAGGCCAACCATGAAAGAAGTAATACAAATGCTGAGGCAAACTGATCAACCACTTCCGGAACCTTCTAAACCTCCTTTCTTTGACGAAACTTTTGGAAGCGCCAAAAACGCCAACTTTTTATACGGGTCAAGTCACGGTCACAGTCATCATCACGAAAATGTTCCTGATTTTTGTAAATCTCATCATAGTAGTACCAAACAGCGCCACTAGTTAAATTAGGTTctttttttccctttcttttgGTATAAAACAGTCTCATTCGTGCATTAGACATTTCACAAATTTACGACTAGGTAAACATATCGCTACTAACTGCCCCATCAACAGCACCAGATGTTGATTGTCCATTGAAAACATTTTCTTTTTAGATCAAAATCAACATCCTCGGCTATAAAGAAACTCGCGAAAGTGAAGAAAGACTCGTGTCCATTACAAGCTCATGCATTGTTGTCCCTCTTTATTTTTGCCTTTGTTTTTTCTTCATTCCATTTGAAGAAAGAACCATGTCCAGTACAAGCTCACACATTGttctccctctttatttttgcctttgtttttcttctttccacGCAGAATTATAGCAACGATTCACGCTAAAAAAGATCTAGTCCTAGAAATTTATTTGGCGTCCCATTTTCGTAAATTAAATTTCCAGAAATGCTAGCCCAGATAACTCTCCCGCAAGGTGGCCAAGTAAGAGAATAACTTTACGGTTTCTAATATGGAGGGAGGATCCGCTCACACTTCTATTCCCAGATTATCTCACGTTAAGAGCACCATTTTTAATATGGAGGGAGGATCCACTCACACTTCTATTCCCAGATTATCTCACGTTAAGAGCACCATTTTTTTTTAGTGAAATTTAACAATAATTATTGACAGCATAATTTTCCGTAAAAAATCTCGTGCCCAAATGTTTTCTTACGTGGTTGGATCAATGCTATATTTTAGGTACGTCAATTTTGaagtttcttttttgctttatACATCTGTAAATCTAAACCGTTGATGTGGTTGGTCAAATCGACATTAAAAACATGATTAACTCAAAAACCATAATTATTTCATGATCATCATCTCCTTCGGATCCAAAAAACATCACTATTGTAATGAATATCGGATGTAAATTGGAATTAATGAAACTCAATTAGTTACAGAAATAGGGAGGTAGCTCTATTTATTACACTGTAGaaagagagaaaggaaagagagacGACCACTAGACAACCTGTGTTCATTCATAGACAGACACGTGGACTAAAAAGGACACACAATAATGACCAAATATAAACTGAATGTAAACCAGAACACAACAATTATCCCCGCTCAAGCTAAATTTGCCTGTAAGGAGTGACTTTCAGCTTGCTCCTAAGGAAAGAAAATCTTGGACCTGTAAAACCTTTAGTGAAGACATCTGCCACCTGATCAAGTGTTGACAAGTAGGTAACTACGAGTCTACGACGTCTTATTTTAAACCAACTCTCTTACAAAGTGATAATTAATAGCAAAATGTTTCATCCTAATATGAAAAATTGGATTTGAAGATGGTGAAACTGCACTTAAGTTATCACAGGAAGTCGTTGGTGGAGAAGCCAGAAAAATATGTAGATCCTTTAGCAATTGACATACCCAAACTGCAACAATATTAGCTAAAcatatgtattctgcttcagttgAGCTCCTAAAAACACCATTTTGTCTCTTACTAGACCAGGAGATAGGATTAGTTCCAAGAAATATGCTGATTCCCCTGGAGACCTCCTAGTATCAATGTAAtttgcccaatcagcatcactgAACTCACAAATAACCAACATTCTTTTATAAAATAGTAATCCATAGTCAAGAGTATGTTTAATATATCTTAGGATCCTTTTGGATGCAATAAGATGCAGATGTGCAGGTAATTGCATATATAAGCATACTTGATTGACATCAAAACCAATATCAGGTCTAGTCCAAGTTAAGTACCACAAAGCACCAACTAGTAATCAATATCCACTGGCATCTGATAAAACAACACCATCATCCTTAGACATCTGTCAAACAGGAGAAATTGGAGTTGTACATGGTTTGCACTAAACATATTGTATTTCTCTAGTTAGTCAAGTTCATACTTAGTCTGACTAATTAAGAAAGAGATCCTGGTTTGACATCTGATAAGATAACAACcatcaaattgaattttttttccaactCTATTGCACCATTCGAGCCGACACATTTGCTCCACATCAAATGCGTTTTGGCCATTTTGTCGGTTTCGATAGCCTTCAGCAAGTGCAGCATCAAACAACTTCACATCCTTGTTGATTATTCCGAAGCGATGACACAATCCATTTGCATTTCGATTATTGAGGTtcaatgtttcttcttgaaatctCTGAAATATGCGGCTCCATACAATCTCTTGATGTTGATGTTGTCCATCATTGACCATATCTTGCATAACAAAAACATAATGCCTGCAAATGCATTCTCGAACTCGAACTGACATATTGGATTTGTGAAGTGAACGAATGGAGATTGAAaaaatggtgtgagttgaaatgaaatttgatatCGTATTTATAGGGCTGATGAAATTATGACCGTTAGATGAGATGATCCCAGTGTCGAGTCTAGACCGCTGGCGGTGGAAACTACACCTAACGGTCGAAACAGTTTCGACCGCTCGGTGGAAACTTTACCTAGCctggctaagtggaaaatttGTCACTTAGCCAGGCAAGTTTGCTTGTTTTCCAactccatagtgggtgcaaaactAGCAAATCAATTGATTTGAACACCCAAAGGAACCGCCCTAAGAATAATCCGGTTGACTGCCACGTACACTTCCATGTGTTTCTCCATTATACTTCACTCCAACTATAAATACccactagatttgtgcccgtgctacgcatcgggcatttttcttctttttatagcTTGGTGTACGCGGGGCTTTTTCGGCCCCGTGGTGatgtgcatttttgatttggtgtgcgccaGTTGCCCCGTCCCATGgaaatgtatttttgatttggtgctgCCCAAGTGTGGTgaatttttaatttggtgtgtgcGAGGCTTCGTCCCACGCCAATAAGCTCTTTTCTTGAAATTTTTAGTAACCGTATATCCGTAGCGATGCAAAAATAtataaaccattttttttttggaacgtttatcaattattttattttatttttgaagttttACTAGTGCTTACAAACCAGTTTTCCATTTTCTTGTCTGTTTCTCTGAAtaaccgatttttttttttttctgaaaatattGTCGTGTTTAAATCTAATGGAACATAATGTTACATAGAAAGGTTTTAGGAGCAAAAGATTCTGCCTCAAGCTCCTAGCAATCCTAGTTGCTTATTTTTCGAAACTCTTTGAGTTGATGTTGATTATAGGCTGCCATGATTTTGACGGAAACTGTTCTGTAGGATAATTTTCTGAATAAATTAGTTTCCTTTCTAACACGAATTCCACACTAACACAATTTCCTCAATTAAGCTGGAAACAAATAATTTCCTATCATCGGAACAATTGTGAAAGTCTGATTTCCTTATTGACGTAATATTGTGTGTCCTAATTAAAAAAGAATACCTTAAACAAAGCAGGTAATGGTTGAAAGCTCACGCGTCATTGCAAATGGTATAAACATTGAACAACACTACTTTAGGGACAAATAAACCAAACGTGGTATAGCTAAACTATTCACCACCCAGCCAGATCCTTGAGATATGTATATTACTGAATTATTGATCCAGAGTATAAGTGTTTTAATTCCCTTTGCAAATAACTTGCACAAAGAAGATCAAATTAATAGTGAACGAAAATGAAAAAATAGTATCACAACAAAAAAAGGTTACCGAGATTTTATTCACTTAAACGCAAACAGCGATAAACCAATTTGAGAACTCTGAATACAAATATTATTTACTGCATCAACTACGTACTGCGTACAGCCACATAATTACCACATGGATGCCAACAACGGCCAATTTATCGATACCGCACTTCAATCAACTTGTCAGAGAGAACAGTAGGAGGTCGTCCACATTGAACCTCCTCCTACGCAAAGACTATGTCACTTTTATTGTCTACATCACCATCTCAGTCAGCAGTGGTATTCTCTCCCTTCAATTTGACAACAAAAATCACTCTTTTATCAACTTCACGTACATGTTTCAATCCCAAAAGAATTtctgttgaaaaaaaaaacagttgctTCGCAAAGAAAATCATTAGTTGCATTGTCTAGAACATAGGATTAGTAAGTAACCTAAGGGACAATGAACTGAAGTTTCTTTAAGCATATGACCCACTGCTATTCCTAAGTTATGAGCATCAAAAACATCTCTAGCATCAAAAGGTGGAGGCTAATTTTGTATGAAACCTCCATGCCCATTATGTTCTCCTCTTCTTGCTATTTTTGGTCATTAATACACTATTTTCAATTACTTTTACTACTTTGTAGGACTCACAGAGTGAAAGAGTTGTTTTTGGTGTCTGCAAGTTGAGATACTAAAAGTTGTTGAGATTATCCAAAACTTAAAATTTTCACAACTGACTTCTAACAATAAGAAAATGTATTTGCAGTGGATTACTCATCATAATATCTGCAAATTCACTCTAAGACCACAAAGTAATTATTCGAATTAACATAAATTATAGTTTAAATAACACTTACTGTGCCAATATATAGTCGACAAATTCAAATATCCATTGATAAGAATAAGTAGATATGTAAGGAATTGGATTAGGCGAACACAACAGAACCACAAACAGTCGATTGAAGATCGTAAGAAGAAGGAATGCCAGCTCCAGTCATTCACTCTCTGTAAAACCAGAAGACATAAATTAGTATTGATCTGACAAAAAGAAAATCAGAGCGACTACCGTTGGATCGGAAGATGTATCCTTTAAATTTACAATGAACAACAAAACCAATTATGGGAAACCTAATGGAACTGTTTTGCAGTTTTCTTATCTCTTGGGAAGTTCTAAAAACAACTTTTATAAAATTAATTGGATACATACAGTACCAAGAGTATACATGGTAATGgtacctttcttttatgtcaagcACCTCACTTGATTTTTTCAGTTGAATCTGTTAGCGCCAATGGTTGATTAACTCAAACTGCAATCTGATAACTAAGGAAACAAAACTAAGACCAAGAAAATGAAGAAGTGAAAAAACAATTTCTAATTAATAACATGCACATGATTCCAATGTATTATCCAGTCAGTACACTCTCAATTAAATTACACTAAAATAGGCTAATCCAATGAGCTATATATTGTATCTATTAGTCAGTACACTCTCATCAAAAAGAGTTAGTTAAGACTTGGTTATGGTGTTAATTAAACCACTATCCATGGTTTTTAATAGAGATGGGAAATCAATAAGATTACAGTCCAACCTGGGATTCAAGCCAAATTGACGAAGAAGAGCATACCTGTCCTCAAATATCTCGGTATTTTGCATCTATCACGACTTTGCCACTACCGAAAAATGGTGAATGGTCTAGTGCAGATCCAGCATTCCTAAGCGGAGAACAATAACCTTCAAACCAAATACCAATACCAATGACCCTAAGTAGAATAGAAAATTTTATATCTTAAATATTTTGAACTCCTCTAAAGTTTAGAAGTCTCTTACATTTTAAAATGTACCCGACATCTATCATTGGTGGTTCCGTTGCTGTGTAATCGTCCAATTCCAAGTCTTCAATACCACTATCCATGGTTCTTGACACTGTCTTTTACAGTGACGTCCTTATATTCAAATATCTCTAGATCTTTACAGTTTTCCACAGTTCCATTATCATTGTATGTAAGTGTGCAGCAACATCAATAGTCCTGcactttaccgatcaaaaaaaaagaaaagaaaaagacatcaATAGTCCTGCAAGtagcatatatatataaatctcTCATGCATGGCTAATTAAATAGGACATTTTAGGTGTAAATTAGAGTTGTAGAAAATAGTGAACTAACCAATAGAAGGAAAATAAATGGAGAACTTAATAACAAATGACTATAAACCGACTGCACCCGATACAAATTCTTACTTCTTAGATTTAGTAACACCAACATCAACAGAAAACAGAGAGACCTGAATTTTTAGATTCATTGATTGTGATTCTTTCTAACTCTTCTCCACAATATTGGATCTTCAATTGCGGAAACCCCAACTGTCAAAATACCACATCCTTGCAATTGGATTTGCAAATAGTTACGCTATCTCCTATAACAATTCCCAGCAGCCCTAAAGATTTCAACAAATTCATTGACACCAGGACTAAAATgattattgataaaaaaaataaacactgCACTCAAATAATTACTAAAGAAATCAAATACACACCAACAGGCAACAAAAAAATACAGAGTTTCAAAACCCTGGAATTACAAGCCCAGATAGTAAATTTTGGGTTTGTctcaaaaaccaaaattcaaaatttaggttttttcCTGTAGGGGAAATTGAATTGTACCTGAATTACTATTtgttatttttatcaaaaacaacaaatcaaaaatctAAATCTAAGTTTTTTTCCTGAAATTGAATTATACCTGAAgaatttgaagtaaaagagatttgctcgaacgatcCTCAAGGAAAAGGTTTATTTGCATCAACCTGTAAAAAATATCCAGAAGCTTAGAGATGCTTTATTGATGATGGAGATTCTCTAAGATTTTTGTAAAATCTCTGTTATCATCCACAACGAATATTGTTTTGCTTTCtcaattttattaaaatcttGGTGGATTGGAACACATCTAAGAATTTGTGTAAAATCTCTTCTTAGATTTAGTACAACAAACCGATGGTATGTTCCCTGGTTTCTCCGCAAAGTTTTTATTttgaaacgattttttttttttttttggtgtcaaCGATTTCCTTTTTAAAAGGATTTAGTTTTTAAGAGTTTCATGCATCAagaattcacttttttttttaaaactagtcataaaaatccaaggtgatcAAACTTGTgtccattcaaatgttgggatccattaaaacttcaTCGTAAATAAAATGATACAAAAAcgccaaatttttaaaaattgatacaaaaacccaaatttttaaatttttttatgatgaaaccaacatttaaattagGGGTTTTTGTATTAGTTTTGTTTtcatggggtttttgtgttacttttgttttgatggattttttgtggaatggtgacacctctggggttataactcgcggaccgaattATAGGTGTAAACACGGTTTAAGGTTTGGACGTGAGTTTTGTCCACCCTTACTAAAGTACAGTTAAGTATAGGTGTAAACACGGTGTAACTAAATAATTCAAACTTAAATTCTAACATAAGTATTGTTTACCTACTTTTTTTAACACCATTACTAACAAACAGTTAAGTATTTATCCAAATTGTAATCAAATTTTAATTATTACAACCAATGGAGTTAcgtcaagtgtcctcaccataatttcaatattaaaaaaattctttctaGGCCAATAGAAAAACGTGGGTTATATCACCATTTAACGTGTCAGCTTTATGTTATACCCATCGGAATGTACGAACAGAAACAAGTAAGAAGTAAGAAATAAGAAATACAGAAGGAGGTTTCGTTCCCATATTTTCCCCATTTCAATCTTCTCAGTTTACTTGGCTAGTTGTCTAATTTGTATACAACTTGAGTTAACGTTTCAGGTAATAAAACATTTCTGTTTAATTCTTTATTGATATATATTGTCCCCAAGTTTTGTCTATCGGTTTAGGTGTTTCTAAAATTTTGATTTTGCCTCTTTTTTTGTATGTGGATAATCTTTGATCGATTAGTCTGAGAGATTAGCCTTAGGCTTTGATTTGTGTTAGATTCAGTGAAATCCGATGTGTCTTGGGGATTTTTGATGAATCTGAGGATATGGTGGATTTGGCTAGTAGATTGATttgttcatgattgatggatttgGCTAGTGGATTTTTGATGAATTTGTTCATGATTGATTTTTTTAGGCACTGTTACATTATCTGATTCGGGTATTAGTATGTGTGCATAGTAGATTTGGCTGATGTGTATATCTGTGTTGACCAGTTTCATTGTAGAGATAGAAATATGTATAGTTGAAAATGTGATTTGAACTAATTGAGGCATAAGTGACCTAGGTTGTGAATTATATAGTACATTTACGGATTAGTGTTCTTATAAGATAGATAATAATGTTGTCGTGCTTTCATAGTTTCATTATGGTTCCAATTTTTATCTTGAAATGAACTAGTTCCATCAGAATATAAGCTGGCAATACCCGTGCTCCATTATTAGGATTCCCTGAACAAGGATCTCATTTTCGTGATCCATCTAGAGCTTCTCTTGTCTTTAATTTACTACTTGTGAAGACTTTCATCATTTTGGCGCGTTTTGGCGCGCATTTTGAAGTGAGAAACAGCCGAGCTATTTGATGAATTGTTCCATTAGTGTTGTTGGTCAATATTTTCAGTACTTCAAATGTGCAAGTATCCACTAACATCTAGCCTatgtcatgattttttttttgtaatcagTTTGTAATCAGAACCTGGACACCTATGAGTTAATTTGATGAATTGTTCCATTAGTGTGGTTGGTCATTATGTTTAATACTTCAAATGTGTTAGTATCCACTAACATCTAGTCCATGCcatgatcctttttttttttttttttttttttgtaatcagTTTGTAATCAGAACCTAGGCAATCCTACAGAGTGCCTATGAATTAATGTAGTATGTTCAGTTATTTTGATATTAGTTATACAAGCTAACCTGCaagcccgcaagctttacccgtgtgacccgtaacaagccagccccggcccgcccatTTGCCAACTCTAGGTCACTACTATACTGGTCCACAACCTTTGGTGAAATTTTCCTTGGAATTTTTGtaaattttatattttcattTCTTGATTCCTGTCTTAATAACTGCGTTCTTGATTGAATTTGTTGCGTGAAAGCTGGTGTTGTACTCAGATTTGGCACACAATATCAATGCTTATATGCTGCAGacgtgcaacgcacgtgcacCCTACTTGTATAGATAGAGAAAGATATCTGACCCAATTTTGTGATTGCAGCTTGTTGTGGTATTGTTGTTGTTGGACAATGGTCAGGACTGCTATGAAAGACGCATCAAAGGAAGTTCAAACCCATGCGAGGCCAAAAGCTCGTAAGGAGAACATATTTGTCACGGTACGAATGAGACCTTTGACCAGAAAAGAACAAGGAGAAAATGAAGAGATTGCATGGCACTGTTCTGATGAGCATACCATTTTGCAgaagcaattgaaaaataaacggTCTATGGAGCCTTACACCTTTGGTATTACCTAAATGTAGAATAAAGAATACTTGTTATACTGTGTAAAGTAATGAAATcagattataattttttttccgGAATTCTGAATGCTGATATTTGGGTTTGCTTTTTTTGTATGAATGCCAGATCGAGCATTTGATATGCATTGTTCAAATCAGAGGGTTTATGAGGAGGGAGCCAAGGATGTTGCGTTATCTCCTCTTGCTGGAGTTAATGGTGAGAGATGTTCTTCTATTCACAGAATTGCCCCTACTTGTTTAGTGATTCAATAGTTTGCACATGTATGGATGCCTTAACTTTCAATCTGTTTCTTCCCGCAGCAACAATATttgcatatggacaaacatgTAGTGGCAAGACATACACAGTGAAGGGAATTACTGAAAGGCTGTCAATGATACAGAAGATCACATTAGAAAAGTAAATTTATTAGTACTTTGTTTTGCTGGAAGAAGCATTCCGATATTATTCAAACAGTTTTTACCGATTAACTTcagtttttggttatgattttgTATCTGAAGGCGTCATCACATATTTGTGATATGTGCAGTCCCCGGAAAGATATTTTGTACTAAAGATTTCTGGCTTGGAGATTTATAACGAGAAGGTCAGTGATTTGTTCAATCCAGGTTCTACCAACCTTATACTTCAGGACCATCCGGAGGTATGTGCTTGCCATCATTTTACGAAGTTTTAAGGCTCCATTTGATTCATTTTTtgccttttttaaaaaaaaaaactttttgacgTATTGGATATTTGGATTTGTTCTGTATGCTGTTATCTGATTGCAGAAAGGGACAAGTGTTCGAGATCTAGTTGAAAGAGTAGCGAAGGATTGCAATGAGTTGAGGAGTTTAATAGGTCAATGCGAAGGTATGCAATATCAGCTGGTTCACTTGTAAGGTGGTGCTGTTTTAAATTTGGATGTTCAACGTCATGGTATTTACCAGGATTTTTGTTTGCAGCTCATAGGAAAGTCGGAGAAACTGTGCTAAATTGCCAGAGCTCAAGGTCGCATCAGATTGTAAAGCTGGTGAGTCTGATTCTTTAGTTCATTGATTTTTGTGGATTGTCGACAAGTCTGAATATTGATTGAATTTGCCATCTTCATTCCATGCAATATCATTAGTGAATGAGAGATAGAGcatgtgatttttttttgttaatcatCAGCGAACAATGTATGTTGACTTTTAAGTGATTCTGATGAGGCTAATCGAACCTATTTCTTTCAGACCATAGAGAGTCGAAGCCATGAGAATTCCACCCATGCAGAGTCATTCGTAGCAAGTCTGGTGTGTTACACTTCTTTTTCCTTGTATGAATGTGCGGGTTGGAGTTTATAAATGCTAATAGGGTTACTGGCTATGCTTGCAGAATCTTGTGGACCTCGCAGGAAGTGAGTTTGCAGAACAAGCAGAAACACGCGGTGTAAGACAGATAGAAAGGGGTCAACAGAAGCCTTTTGGCTTTAAAGTCAGCGATAAGAGCACTCAGGTTTAAATGAAAACAACTTTGATTCCTCTGAATGTGTTTCCGTTCTGACATACACAAATACTTAGTTTTTATCTGGGTTATACAGTGTTGGAGATCGTGTAAAATACCGAGATTCAAATCTTACACGATTGTTGAAACCTTCTCTCGGGGGGAATTCACGATCTGCTATTATATGTACCATAAGTCCTGCCTCGAGTCATTTGGAACAATCACGAAGCACACTCTCATTCGCGAGTAATGCAAAGAAAGTGAAAAACACTGCTGAAGTGAATGTGGTATGTATCCATCAACATGCAACAACCTACATCTGTTACATAACTTGTACCTCTGCCAGAGAAAAAATGAATCATGCTTGATTAAGTTTCGGGTGATAGAAACGCATGTGTTCTTTTCATCCCGTTGCCTTTCATTTCTGTCAGGTTGTTTCAGAGAAGCAACAGTTGAAGCAGTTGCAGGATAAAGTTGCTTCGCTTGAAGCGGATAACAGCAAGGTGTGGTGCTCAATCATTCAGTTCCAATTTTCCTCCAAGGCTAAAGGCCAATAGAAGTCAAGATCGTTATATATTTGCACGTAGTGCCTTAAATTCTAACACCGATTCTCTTCCTTGTACAGTTGACAACAGAGCTTGAATTAGAAAgagcgaagaagaaaaagagaactaGAAGGGCGTCTTTTGAACCTATTATTAGAAGTCCTGCAGTCTTCCCTGAAAATGAATCAGATTCTGAGGAGGATATCTGGTTGGAAAGAAAGAGAAGCGTACTGGCAAGGAAtagacagttcaagaagaagaagaggaagtgcAAATGCAATTGCTCTGCTAGTTCTAGATGTATGAACAAGAGGTGCTCATGTTTTATTGGAAATGATTCCTGTAGCACTGAATGTGTTATAGATTGTGCAAACTATTCTGATGGTGATTAGAATACTTTTATGTGGCATATAGAGAGTATGTGGCTGGTATTTTTTCTTTGTGGATGCGTTAAAGGGTAAGACCATAGACAGTTCTCAGATTGCGTGTGGAAACTTGTAAACGGGTATATGACTATCTCAACATTTCTATATTTCTTTATGGGTTGAGATTAGAACATATTCACAGttttagttttgcaattttaaCCAAATTAGTGCTCAATTTGACTAATAAGTTTATCCACCTAAGAAGTTGGCAAGGTGTGTTTCATTTTAGATCGCAAGGAACAAAATAAATGTTACAGAAGTTTGGGGAAAAACCACATGTCTATCTACCCTGCGCCAAATGTTTCGTTTCATTGTAAATTGGTGCAGGTTTTT
Above is a genomic segment from Papaver somniferum cultivar HN1 chromosome 10, ASM357369v1, whole genome shotgun sequence containing:
- the LOC113316868 gene encoding putative cysteine-rich receptor-like protein kinase 43, whose translation is MAEHHHSFMFFLLRLLSVIQLVAAAQELKEPSTKEGGSHFDLLTKVCEKKEFENVTNFVVNFNEANNILIRENFFAPKAGQTSTGKEPYKIYLMAACYEDLSEDQCNSCYIQARYHLPTCFPRAGGLVHLGGCFLRAANYNFFHEFLSPMDVTICGPTLKDDKSRKESIKRMVYDTVKNFKKANGEAYTEDEYTWPLFWGSPLYVQANCWKTLDKFSCASCLDKSASTIVSCLPATEAWDLRAGCMIHYSDYPFFREGKSSRSSVRNTTITYIEIVLGATMVCAFAICIGIFAGKFVYDRKNRQQATMIAGADGDQSLFKRSLKFKYSTIEKATHYFSEANKLGQGGFGEVFKGTLADGREIAVKRLYVSPTNRSEEIFNEMNVISHCHHKNLVRFLGCSITTLDSILVYEFVPNKSLNLFLFDNEKKTELDWKKRFGIIKGTADGLAYLHEDCQIVIVHRDIKASNILLDLRFRPKIADFGLARFCADDTGNPKGIVIAGTFGYMSPEYLTHGQLTEKVDVYSYGVIVLEIVTGIQSNHFTADESLETLVTWTWKHYKTNKVSDIIDESIEIVEDHEEVKRVVQVGLLCTQEAAALRPTMKEVIQMLRQTDQPLPEPSKPPFFDETFGSAKNANFLYGSSHGHSHHHENVPDFCKSHHSSTKQRH